One window of the Microvirga mediterraneensis genome contains the following:
- the cobU gene encoding bifunctional adenosylcobinamide kinase/adenosylcobinamide-phosphate guanylyltransferase: MSTCRRVLVVGGARSGKSRTALQLAESVSPERTYIATAQAYDEEMRERIAQHRAERDGSWRTVDAPLDLVAAIRAQTAPGQAVLVDCLTLWLSNIVLAERDPAHESNLLVQAVRDAGGPLILVSNEVGQGIVPATPLGRRFRDEQGRLNQQIAEVCDAVVFVAAGCPILLKPAPPLQLKLE, from the coding sequence ATGTCCACCTGCCGCCGTGTCCTGGTCGTGGGCGGAGCCCGCTCCGGAAAGAGCCGCACCGCGCTGCAGCTTGCCGAGAGCGTGTCGCCGGAGCGGACCTACATCGCCACCGCCCAGGCTTACGATGAGGAAATGCGCGAGCGGATCGCTCAGCATCGCGCCGAGCGCGACGGATCGTGGCGAACCGTGGACGCGCCCCTCGATCTCGTGGCAGCCATTCGGGCCCAGACCGCTCCCGGACAGGCCGTCCTGGTCGATTGCCTGACCCTCTGGCTTTCCAACATCGTCCTGGCCGAGCGTGATCCGGCCCATGAGTCGAATCTGCTGGTCCAAGCCGTTCGGGATGCGGGAGGCCCGCTGATCCTGGTGTCCAACGAGGTCGGGCAAGGCATCGTGCCCGCGACACCCCTGGGGCGACGCTTCCGCGACGAGCAGGGCCGTCTCAACCAGCAGATCGCGGAGGTTTGCGACGCCGTTGTTTTTGTAGCGGCAGGCTGCCCGATCCTGCTCAAGCCGGCCCCTCCCCTGCAACTGAAGCTGGAATAG
- a CDS encoding PAS domain-containing protein, translated as MDFKETETQFAVLAESLPQLVWSSRPDGSIDYVNRRWREFTGLSSEQLLGNGWEAAVHPDDLPEVLQHWRRSLDAGQDYEWEYRVRTVAGDYEWFLSRAIPIQDLTGKITRWFGTSTNINAQKKADETIRLLECQYRLALEAADLGTWQIDLEKDLITWDEGSCALYRIPHNGLYSLPLDDAWAMIHPEDVDGVKERIAAAAAPGSDGKYDSEYRAIMPDGKLRWFRSHGQAVYANEDNTRRAISLYGVVSDITEHHALEETQKLLTRELNHRVKNLFAIANGMVSMTARTAKDTKDMANALRGRLSALSRAHELVQPVSAGDPGKGSDVELARLIEAVLEPYRQAGQNRIVIEGPSVLVGSNTTTSLALVLHELATNAAKYGCLSCPEGELSILWTLQDGYVDLHWAETHGPRIKAPPAFEGFGTQLSQRSITGQLGGTLDRDWRPEGLCVHMVLPLDRLTA; from the coding sequence GTGGATTTCAAGGAAACGGAAACGCAATTTGCTGTTCTGGCGGAGTCTTTGCCGCAACTCGTCTGGTCGTCCCGCCCCGATGGATCCATTGACTATGTGAACCGCCGGTGGCGTGAGTTTACGGGACTTTCCAGCGAGCAGCTTCTAGGAAACGGCTGGGAAGCGGCCGTCCATCCCGACGATCTGCCCGAAGTGCTGCAGCATTGGCGCCGCTCCCTGGACGCCGGGCAGGATTATGAATGGGAATACCGCGTCAGGACCGTCGCGGGGGATTACGAATGGTTCCTCAGCCGGGCCATTCCGATCCAGGACCTCACGGGCAAAATCACCCGCTGGTTCGGCACGAGCACCAACATCAATGCCCAGAAGAAGGCCGACGAGACCATCCGCCTGCTCGAGTGCCAGTACCGCCTCGCCCTCGAGGCCGCCGATCTCGGAACTTGGCAGATCGACCTGGAGAAGGACCTGATTACCTGGGACGAGGGCTCATGCGCCCTGTACCGCATTCCCCATAACGGATTGTACAGCCTGCCCCTGGACGACGCCTGGGCGATGATCCATCCGGAGGATGTGGACGGCGTCAAGGAACGGATCGCAGCGGCGGCGGCACCCGGATCCGACGGCAAGTACGATAGCGAGTATCGCGCCATCATGCCGGATGGGAAGCTCCGCTGGTTCCGTTCTCACGGACAGGCTGTCTATGCGAACGAGGACAATACCCGTCGCGCCATCAGTCTCTATGGGGTCGTCAGCGACATCACGGAGCATCATGCCCTGGAAGAGACGCAGAAGCTTCTGACGCGGGAACTCAATCATCGTGTGAAGAACCTGTTTGCCATCGCCAACGGCATGGTCTCGATGACCGCCCGCACGGCGAAGGACACCAAGGACATGGCCAATGCCCTGCGCGGGCGCCTGAGCGCCCTGTCGCGGGCCCATGAACTTGTGCAGCCGGTCTCGGCGGGCGATCCGGGCAAGGGCTCGGACGTAGAGCTCGCACGGCTGATCGAGGCCGTTCTCGAGCCCTACCGGCAGGCCGGCCAGAACAGGATCGTCATTGAAGGACCGAGCGTGCTCGTTGGGTCCAACACGACGACGAGCCTTGCCCTCGTCCTGCACGAACTCGCGACGAACGCCGCCAAATACGGTTGCCTGTCCTGCCCGGAGGGCGAATTGTCCATCCTATGGACCTTGCAGGACGGGTATGTCGATCTTCACTGGGCCGAGACCCACGGTCCCCGCATCAAGGCGCCCCCGGCCTTTGAAGGGTTCGGAACCCAGCTGTCGCAGCGAAGCATCACCGGACAGCTGGGTGGCACGCTCGATCGGGACTGGCGTCCGGAAGGCCTGTGCGTGCACATGGTCCTGCCGCTCGACCGCCTGACCGCCTGA
- a CDS encoding lysylphosphatidylglycerol synthase domain-containing protein: MSSAEALHPKERRSRRFAWIGMAASVLLFGASLVVLWQIVSEIDVNELKAAFTAASLRQIGLAVLLTAISYSLLTCYDAIALRQLKLQVPYRTTALASFTSYAVSFTLGFPLLTAGTVRYWIYSPKGVSPGRVASLTVIAGVTFWLGMALVLSWSLISKADELASLVYTHIWMNQLVGLGAALFVLGYMVWVSIRRRVVKIQGWKLELPGFRLSLAQILIGAGDVCAGAGVLFVLLPGGHNLGFETFLAVYILAVMLGVASHAPGGLGVFEATILLALSNYPREQVLGALLLYRLCYYLVPFVIALAILGAYEIRNRIRAARLSFKPDDEELAGEVELGGR; this comes from the coding sequence ATGTCCTCTGCCGAAGCCCTTCATCCGAAGGAGCGCCGATCCCGCCGGTTCGCCTGGATCGGGATGGCGGCGAGCGTCCTCCTGTTCGGCGCGTCATTGGTGGTTCTCTGGCAGATCGTATCAGAAATCGACGTCAATGAACTGAAAGCGGCTTTCACGGCCGCCAGCCTGCGCCAGATCGGCCTCGCGGTCCTCCTCACGGCCATCAGCTACAGCCTGCTCACCTGCTACGATGCCATCGCCCTGCGGCAGCTCAAGCTGCAGGTTCCCTACCGAACGACCGCGCTCGCCTCGTTCACGAGCTACGCGGTGAGCTTCACGCTCGGGTTCCCCCTGCTGACCGCCGGCACGGTGCGTTACTGGATCTACTCCCCCAAGGGGGTCAGCCCGGGACGGGTGGCGAGCCTCACGGTGATCGCCGGGGTGACCTTCTGGCTCGGCATGGCGCTCGTCCTCTCCTGGAGCCTGATCAGCAAGGCCGACGAGCTGGCGAGCCTCGTCTATACCCATATCTGGATGAACCAGCTCGTGGGCCTGGGCGCCGCACTCTTCGTTCTGGGCTACATGGTCTGGGTCTCGATCAGGCGCCGCGTGGTCAAGATCCAAGGCTGGAAGCTGGAGCTGCCGGGCTTTCGCCTGTCCCTGGCCCAGATCCTGATCGGCGCGGGCGATGTCTGTGCCGGGGCCGGGGTGCTCTTCGTGCTCCTCCCCGGCGGGCACAATCTCGGCTTCGAGACCTTCCTGGCGGTCTATATCCTCGCCGTCATGCTCGGCGTGGCGAGCCATGCGCCAGGAGGGCTCGGGGTCTTCGAGGCCACCATCCTCCTGGCCCTGTCGAACTATCCCCGCGAGCAGGTCCTGGGGGCGCTGCTCCTCTATCGCCTCTGCTATTACCTCGTTCCCTTCGTGATCGCCCTCGCGATCCTCGGGGCGTACGAGATCCGCAACCGCATCCGGGCCGCCCGGCTGTCTTTCAAGCCGGACGACGAGGAGCTGGCGGGCGAGGTCGAGCTCGGCGGGAGATGA
- a CDS encoding ATP-binding protein: MSDPDDLSPDPLRQSASPTRDAALRGTVVTCFVLVSVSLARGHGDGWLLIWAAIAILAGFLVAGPKRGLGLGTRITSQPKANSRSSVAEAVLAQIPDPVILVDQRAVVIEANRAAYELLAGLKTGHPLSFALRTPDVLDGIQEVLESGQPLKVEYSERVPTERTFEVHIGPLQADVPDAGVSAGVVLFFRDLTSARRLEAMRADFVANASHELRTPLASLLGFVETLQGPARDDAKARERFLDIMKEQAQRMKRLIDDLLSLSRIEMRVHLSPTRTVDLAAIASQMVETLSPLAKERGVAIQVALPDRPVLVLGDRDELLRVAENLIENAVKYGESGGRVDVEVSRTGEPVPQVAFSVQDYGPGIPPEHLPRLTERFYRVDVAHSRDKGGTGLGLAIVKHIVNRHRGHLDIASDPGQGARFTVRFPEAAPRP; this comes from the coding sequence ATGAGCGACCCCGACGACCTCTCGCCGGATCCCCTCCGACAGAGCGCCTCTCCGACCCGTGACGCTGCCCTGCGCGGGACGGTCGTGACCTGTTTCGTGCTGGTGTCCGTATCGCTGGCGCGGGGCCATGGGGACGGCTGGCTCCTGATCTGGGCCGCGATCGCCATCCTGGCGGGCTTCCTCGTCGCCGGCCCCAAGCGCGGCCTCGGGCTCGGAACCCGGATCACATCGCAGCCGAAGGCGAATTCGCGCTCAAGCGTGGCCGAGGCGGTTCTGGCTCAGATCCCGGATCCGGTCATCCTGGTGGACCAGCGGGCCGTGGTGATCGAGGCGAACCGGGCCGCCTACGAACTTCTGGCCGGGCTGAAGACCGGCCATCCCCTGTCCTTCGCCCTTCGCACCCCGGACGTGCTCGACGGGATCCAGGAGGTTCTGGAGAGCGGTCAGCCCCTCAAGGTGGAGTATTCGGAGCGCGTCCCGACGGAGCGGACCTTCGAGGTCCATATCGGTCCCCTTCAGGCGGACGTCCCGGACGCGGGTGTGAGCGCCGGCGTCGTCCTGTTCTTCCGCGATCTCACCTCGGCCCGGCGGCTGGAGGCCATGCGGGCCGATTTCGTCGCCAATGCGAGTCACGAGCTGCGCACGCCGCTGGCCTCGCTCCTGGGCTTCGTCGAAACCCTCCAGGGTCCGGCCCGCGACGATGCCAAGGCCAGGGAGCGGTTCCTCGACATCATGAAGGAGCAGGCGCAGCGCATGAAGCGCCTGATCGACGATCTCCTGTCCCTGTCGCGCATCGAGATGCGGGTCCATCTTTCGCCCACCCGGACCGTCGATCTCGCGGCCATCGCGTCCCAGATGGTGGAAACCCTCTCTCCCCTGGCCAAGGAGCGGGGCGTGGCCATCCAGGTGGCCCTCCCGGACCGCCCCGTCCTCGTCCTGGGCGACCGGGACGAGCTTCTGCGCGTCGCCGAGAACCTGATCGAGAACGCGGTTAAATACGGCGAGAGCGGGGGCAGGGTGGATGTGGAGGTCTCCCGGACCGGGGAGCCGGTGCCGCAGGTCGCCTTCTCCGTGCAGGATTACGGCCCGGGCATCCCGCCCGAGCACCTGCCCCGCCTGACCGAGCGGTTCTACCGGGTCGATGTCGCCCACAGCCGGGACAAGGGCGGAACCGGCCTCGGGCTCGCCATCGTCAAGCACATCGTCAACCGCCATCGCGGCCATCTCGACATCGCCAGCGATCCCGGGCAGGGCGCCCGTTTCACGGTCCGTTTCCCCGAGGCCGCGCCTCGCCCGTAA